In a single window of the Limnochorda sp. L945t genome:
- the rplQ gene encoding 50S ribosomal protein L17 — MKARKLDRRIDHRRWLFRHLVTQVVLRGRVRTTLAKAKAVRPIAEHMVTLAKRGDLHARRQAAAFLTDREALRKLFAEVGPKYAGRQGGYLRIVRLGPRRGDAAPMSIIEWV, encoded by the coding sequence GTGAAGGCGCGCAAGCTCGACAGGCGGATCGATCACCGGCGGTGGCTCTTCCGCCACCTGGTCACCCAGGTGGTGCTGAGGGGGCGGGTGCGTACCACGCTCGCCAAGGCGAAGGCGGTGCGGCCCATCGCCGAACATATGGTCACGCTCGCCAAGCGGGGCGACCTCCACGCCCGCCGGCAGGCGGCCGCGTTCCTGACCGATCGTGAGGCGCTGCGCAAGCTTTTCGCGGAGGTGGGGCCCAAGTACGCCGGGCGGCAAGGGGGCTATCTGCGGATCGTGCGTCTGGGCCCGCGGCGCGGGGACGCGGCCCCCATGTCGATCATCGAGTGGGTGTGA
- the rpsE gene encoding 30S ribosomal protein S5 codes for MAGQGPRHGRGDGAGEFEERVVSINPVSKTVKGGKSRSFSVLVVVGDRKGRVGVGMGKAKEVAEAIRKAVEDGKKHLVEVPLHEGTIPHEVTFSFGASTVLLKPASPGTGVIAGGPVRAVVELAGVRDILSKSFGSRNPVNVVQACLNALKSLRRPEEVAAVRGKSVEELTA; via the coding sequence GTGGCCGGACAGGGTCCTCGACACGGCCGGGGCGATGGTGCGGGGGAGTTCGAGGAGCGGGTCGTTTCCATCAACCCGGTCTCCAAAACGGTCAAGGGCGGCAAGTCGCGCAGCTTTTCGGTGCTGGTCGTGGTAGGCGACCGAAAAGGGCGCGTCGGCGTGGGCATGGGCAAGGCCAAGGAGGTCGCCGAGGCGATCCGCAAGGCGGTGGAGGACGGGAAGAAGCACCTCGTGGAGGTGCCGCTGCACGAGGGGACCATCCCCCACGAGGTGACGTTCTCCTTCGGCGCGTCGACCGTGCTGTTGAAGCCGGCATCGCCGGGCACCGGCGTCATCGCCGGGGGGCCCGTGCGGGCGGTCGTGGAGCTGGCGGGCGTGCGCGACATCCTCAGCAAGTCCTTCGGTTCCCGCAACCCGGTCAACGTGGTGCAGGCGTGCTTGAACGCCCTGAAGAGCCTGCGCCGGCCCGAGGAAGTGGCCGCCGTGCGCGGCAAGAGCGTCGAGGAGTTGACAGCCTAA
- the rpmJ gene encoding 50S ribosomal protein L36, giving the protein MKVRPSVKRICEKCKIIRRHGRVMVICENPKHKQRQG; this is encoded by the coding sequence ATGAAAGTGCGACCATCCGTCAAACGGATATGCGAGAAGTGCAAGATCATCCGCCGGCACGGCCGCGTCATGGTGATCTGCGAGAATCCGAAGCACAAGCAGCGGCAAGGCTAA
- the map gene encoding type I methionyl aminopeptidase, with the protein MIVIKRPDELRRMREAGRVVARVLLEIEKRVRPGVTTGELDRFAEEFIRAAGGEPSFKGYRGYPASICTSVNEEVVHGIPSGRRLEEGDIVSVDVGVLLDGFHGDAARTFAVGEVDPRTRRLLEVTERALEAGIATAREGNRISDIGHAVQRVVEGAGFSVVRDFVGHGIGRQMHEDPQVPNFGVPGRGPRLLRGMTIAIEPMVNAGAPDVTILEDHWTAVTVDGSRSAHFEHTVAISEDGPVILTLA; encoded by the coding sequence ATGATCGTGATCAAGCGCCCCGACGAGCTCCGGCGCATGCGGGAGGCGGGACGGGTGGTAGCCCGGGTGCTCCTGGAGATCGAAAAGCGGGTGCGGCCCGGGGTCACCACGGGGGAGCTCGATCGGTTCGCCGAGGAGTTCATCCGGGCGGCCGGGGGCGAGCCCTCCTTCAAGGGGTACCGGGGGTACCCCGCGAGTATCTGCACGTCCGTCAACGAGGAGGTCGTCCACGGCATCCCGTCCGGGCGGCGGCTCGAGGAGGGGGACATCGTCTCCGTGGACGTGGGGGTGCTGCTGGACGGTTTTCACGGCGATGCCGCCCGTACCTTCGCGGTGGGCGAGGTCGACCCCCGGACGCGCCGGCTGCTGGAGGTGACCGAAAGGGCCCTGGAGGCCGGGATCGCGACGGCCCGGGAGGGCAACCGGATCTCGGACATCGGGCACGCCGTCCAGCGGGTGGTGGAAGGAGCCGGGTTCTCCGTGGTGCGCGACTTCGTGGGACACGGGATCGGGCGGCAGATGCACGAAGATCCGCAGGTGCCCAACTTCGGGGTGCCGGGGCGGGGGCCGCGCCTGTTGCGGGGCATGACCATTGCCATCGAGCCCATGGTGAACGCGGGCGCTCCGGATGTTACAATCCTGGAGGACCACTGGACGGCGGTCACGGTAGACGGCAGCCGTTCGGCCCACTTCGAGCACACGGTGGCGATCTCGGAGGACGGGCCGGTGATCCTGACGCTGGCGTGA
- the rpsD gene encoding 30S ribosomal protein S4, translating to MGRYSGSVCRLCRREGVKLFLKGERCYSEKCAVERRNYAPGQHGQARRKSTEYGLHLREKQRLRRYYGVMERQFRRYFRVAAKRKGVTGDALLQQLELRLDNVVYRLGLAVSRPQARQLVSHGHFTVNGRRVDVPSYPLRPGDVVGVREGSRDLALIRENAAAAASRGLPTWLEFSADRLEGRVLAVPAREQIDAPVQEQLVVEHYSR from the coding sequence ATGGGACGCTATTCGGGCTCGGTATGCCGGCTGTGCCGGCGGGAGGGCGTCAAGCTCTTCCTCAAGGGTGAGCGCTGCTACTCCGAAAAGTGTGCCGTCGAACGGCGCAATTATGCACCGGGCCAGCATGGCCAGGCTCGGCGCAAGAGCACGGAGTACGGGCTGCATTTGCGCGAAAAGCAGCGGCTGCGCCGTTATTACGGCGTGATGGAGCGCCAGTTCCGGCGCTACTTCCGGGTAGCGGCCAAGCGCAAGGGGGTAACGGGCGACGCCCTGTTGCAGCAGCTCGAGCTGCGGCTGGACAACGTGGTATACCGCCTGGGCCTGGCCGTCTCCCGCCCGCAGGCACGCCAGCTGGTGAGCCACGGGCACTTCACCGTCAACGGCAGGCGCGTGGACGTGCCCTCGTACCCTCTCAGGCCTGGCGACGTGGTAGGGGTACGGGAGGGGAGCCGGGATCTGGCGCTGATCCGGGAGAACGCGGCGGCGGCCGCTTCCCGGGGCTTGCCGACCTGGCTCGAGTTCTCCGCAGACCGGCTGGAGGGAAGGGTGCTCGCGGTGCCGGCGCGGGAGCAGATCGATGCCCCGGTGCAGGAGCAGCTGGTCGTCGAGCACTACTCCCGCTGA
- the rplF gene encoding 50S ribosomal protein L6, which produces MSRIGRMPVKVPAGVDVAVDGPTVRVKGPKGELRFPIHEGIHVEKADGAVVVKRTSDQKFYRALHGLTRAVIANMVTGVTQGYQKVLELRGVGYRAAKQGNKVVLTVGFSHPVEIEPLPGVELEVPAPTRIVVRGIDKAAVGEMAARIRRVRPAEPYLGKGIAYEGERIRRKAGKAGKVAR; this is translated from the coding sequence ATGTCACGGATAGGGCGCATGCCGGTCAAGGTCCCGGCGGGCGTGGATGTGGCGGTGGACGGCCCGACGGTACGGGTCAAGGGTCCGAAGGGCGAGTTGCGCTTTCCCATCCACGAGGGCATCCACGTGGAGAAGGCCGACGGGGCGGTAGTGGTGAAGCGCACGTCGGACCAGAAGTTTTACCGCGCTTTGCACGGGCTGACCCGGGCGGTGATCGCCAACATGGTCACGGGCGTCACCCAGGGCTATCAGAAGGTGCTCGAGCTCCGGGGCGTGGGGTACCGCGCGGCCAAGCAGGGCAACAAGGTCGTGCTCACGGTGGGATTCTCCCATCCGGTCGAGATCGAGCCGTTGCCGGGGGTGGAGCTGGAGGTGCCCGCGCCGACCCGGATCGTGGTGCGGGGTATCGACAAGGCCGCCGTCGGCGAGATGGCGGCGCGGATCCGCCGGGTGCGGCCGGCGGAGCCTTACCTGGGCAAGGGTATCGCGTACGAAGGCGAGCGGATTCGCCGCAAGGCCGGCAAGGCCGGGAAGGTGGCGCGCTGA
- the rplO gene encoding 50S ribosomal protein L15, producing MKLHDIRPPKGARRPPKRVGRGIGSGHGKTSTRGHKGQLARSGGGKGPGFEGGQTPLHRRLPKFRRFSNAPFKTEWAYVNVGDLARAFAAGSTVTPESLVERRLVRDLRDGVKVLGDGELDRPLVVKAHRFSRQAVEKIQAAGGTVEVIER from the coding sequence GTGAAGCTTCATGACATCCGGCCGCCGAAGGGCGCTCGGCGCCCTCCCAAGCGAGTAGGGCGAGGGATCGGCTCCGGCCACGGTAAGACGTCGACCCGTGGGCACAAGGGCCAGCTTGCGAGGTCCGGGGGCGGCAAGGGGCCCGGCTTCGAGGGCGGGCAGACGCCGCTGCATCGCCGCTTGCCGAAGTTTCGCCGGTTCTCCAATGCGCCCTTCAAGACGGAGTGGGCGTACGTCAACGTCGGAGACCTGGCGAGAGCGTTCGCCGCGGGCTCGACGGTCACCCCGGAGAGCCTGGTGGAGAGGAGGCTCGTGCGAGATCTCCGCGACGGGGTCAAGGTGCTGGGCGACGGTGAGCTCGACCGGCCGCTGGTGGTCAAGGCGCACCGTTTCTCCCGGCAGGCCGTGGAGAAGATCCAGGCCGCGGGCGGCACCGTCGAGGTGATCGAGCGATGA
- a CDS encoding KOW domain-containing RNA-binding protein: MDEARASQSRRPRLGQLVTSRAGRDTGHAYLVVGVRPDGRVLVADGEHRPQARAKAKNPRHLWLHDRVAEGLSARLANQQAVTDGELAAALKALLAELNGAG, from the coding sequence ATGGATGAGGCGAGGGCATCGCAGTCGCGTCGCCCGCGGCTCGGGCAGCTGGTGACATCCCGTGCGGGCAGGGACACGGGCCATGCCTACCTGGTGGTGGGCGTCCGGCCGGACGGGCGGGTGCTCGTGGCGGACGGCGAACACCGGCCGCAGGCAAGGGCGAAGGCCAAGAACCCCCGCCACCTCTGGCTGCACGACCGGGTGGCGGAGGGCCTGTCCGCCCGGCTCGCCAACCAGCAGGCCGTGACCGACGGCGAGCTGGCCGCGGCGCTCAAGGCGCTTTTGGCAGAGCTCAACGGGGCCGGTTGA
- the rplE gene encoding 50S ribosomal protein L5 codes for MEARLRDRYRREVVPAMMQRFGYQNVMQVPRVTKVVLNMGVGEAVQDPKQLDAAVGDLTAISGQKPLVTRAKKSIANFKIRKGMPIGCKVTLRGDRMYHFLDKLINVALPRIRDFRGVSPDSFDGRGNYSLGIREQVIFPEIRYDKVDRIRGLDVTIGTTARTDEEAMELLRLMGMPFRTSG; via the coding sequence GTGGAAGCCCGATTGAGGGACCGCTACCGCCGGGAGGTGGTCCCGGCGATGATGCAGCGGTTCGGCTACCAGAACGTGATGCAGGTGCCTCGCGTCACCAAAGTGGTCCTCAACATGGGCGTCGGCGAGGCGGTGCAGGATCCCAAGCAGCTCGACGCGGCGGTGGGCGACCTGACCGCCATCAGCGGGCAGAAGCCGCTGGTGACCCGCGCCAAGAAGAGCATCGCCAACTTCAAGATCCGCAAGGGGATGCCCATCGGGTGCAAGGTGACGCTGCGGGGCGACCGGATGTACCACTTCCTCGACAAGCTCATCAACGTGGCGCTCCCCCGCATCCGGGACTTCCGGGGCGTGTCGCCGGACAGCTTCGACGGGCGCGGCAACTACAGCCTCGGGATCCGGGAACAGGTCATCTTCCCTGAGATCCGCTACGACAAGGTCGACCGCATCCGTGGGTTGGACGTGACTATCGGCACCACCGCCCGGACCGACGAAGAGGCCATGGAGCTCTTGCGGCTGATGGGGATGCCTTTTCGGACCTCGGGGTGA
- the rpsH gene encoding 30S ribosomal protein S8 encodes MGMTDPIADMLTRLRNAARAGHETVDIPASKLKIEIARVLKEQGYIRDYKLANEDRPDRVLRISLKYGPDRRPAITGVRRISTPGRRVYAGKARLPRVMGGLGIAIVTTPRGVMTEKDARRSGVGGEVLCTVW; translated from the coding sequence GTGGGCATGACCGACCCCATCGCGGACATGTTGACGCGACTTCGCAACGCGGCCCGGGCAGGCCACGAGACCGTGGACATCCCGGCCTCCAAGCTGAAGATCGAGATCGCCCGGGTGCTCAAGGAGCAAGGGTACATCCGGGACTACAAGCTGGCCAACGAGGACCGGCCCGACAGGGTGCTGCGCATCTCGCTGAAGTACGGCCCCGACCGGCGGCCGGCCATCACGGGCGTCCGGCGCATCTCCACGCCGGGGCGCAGGGTGTACGCGGGGAAGGCCCGGTTGCCACGGGTCATGGGAGGCCTGGGAATCGCCATCGTCACCACCCCTCGTGGCGTGATGACTGAAAAGGATGCGCGGCGCTCGGGCGTGGGCGGCGAGGTCCTCTGCACCGTCTGGTGA
- the rplR gene encoding 50S ribosomal protein L18: MAQRSRREALERRHFRVRKKVSGTPERPRLAVHRSLRHMYAQIIDDTKGHTLVFVSTLDPELRGRLKGTGNKEAARAVGLELARRAAEKGIQRVVFDRGGHLYHGRVAAVAEGAREGGLEF; this comes from the coding sequence ATGGCCCAGAGGAGCCGCAGAGAAGCGCTCGAACGGCGGCATTTCAGGGTGCGCAAGAAGGTCAGCGGGACCCCGGAGCGGCCCCGGCTGGCCGTTCATCGCAGCCTGAGGCATATGTACGCACAGATCATCGACGACACGAAGGGCCATACCCTGGTCTTCGTGTCGACGCTGGATCCCGAGCTCCGGGGGCGGCTGAAGGGCACCGGCAACAAGGAGGCGGCCAGAGCGGTCGGCCTCGAGCTGGCTCGGCGGGCCGCCGAGAAGGGCATCCAGCGGGTGGTCTTCGACCGCGGCGGGCATCTGTATCACGGCCGGGTGGCGGCGGTAGCCGAGGGCGCTCGCGAGGGCGGCCTGGAGTTTTAG
- a CDS encoding type Z 30S ribosomal protein S14, producing the protein MAKKSMIAKANRPPKFSTRVVRRCKICGRPRGYMRRFQMCRICFRTLAHRGLIPGIQKASW; encoded by the coding sequence TTGGCAAAGAAGTCGATGATCGCCAAGGCCAACCGGCCGCCGAAGTTTTCGACCCGGGTCGTGCGACGCTGTAAAATCTGTGGGCGACCGCGGGGCTACATGCGGCGGTTCCAAATGTGCCGGATCTGCTTCCGGACGCTGGCCCACCGTGGTCTGATCCCGGGCATCCAGAAGGCCAGCTGGTGA
- the infA gene encoding translation initiation factor IF-1: MGRQDVIEVEGTVIEPLPNAMFRVELENGHRVLAHISGKMRMNFIRILPGDRVTVQLSPYDLTRGRIVYRKR, translated from the coding sequence ATGGGCAGGCAGGACGTCATAGAGGTGGAGGGTACGGTCATCGAGCCCTTGCCCAACGCCATGTTCCGGGTGGAACTGGAAAACGGCCACAGGGTACTGGCGCACATCTCGGGCAAGATGCGGATGAACTTCATCCGTATCCTGCCCGGCGACCGGGTGACGGTGCAGCTCTCCCCCTATGACCTGACCCGGGGCCGTATCGTCTACCGCAAGCGGTAG
- the secY gene encoding preprotein translocase subunit SecY yields the protein MIEALRNAVRIEDLRNKLLYTVAMLAIFRVGSYIPVPGVDAAALAERFRTGETNIFSFLDLFAGGAFSNFSIFAMSVTPYITASIIVQLLTVVIPKLEEMAKEGVEGRKQLAQYTRYGTVLLAVIQAIGTVSLARAYNVLRDSSLFSMVLIVTTLTAGTVLLMWLGEKISENGIGNGISLIIFAGIVARLPSGAIGVIRAVGEGGISILSLIVFAILAVALIAAIVLMQEGQRRIPVQYAKRVVGRRMYGGQSTHIPMRVNQAGVIPIIFAASVLTFPLTIAQFIPAASVIDRFLGYGTTLYNSLYAILVIFFTYFYTAVTFNPRDVADNMKKYGGFIPGIRPGQPTAEYLDRVLTRITLVGALFLAFIAIVPYVLAGVTHIPRSFITIGGTGLLIVVGVALDTLKQIEAHLLMRQYEGFIR from the coding sequence ATGATCGAGGCGCTGCGCAACGCGGTCCGCATCGAGGACTTGCGCAACAAGCTCCTGTACACCGTCGCGATGCTGGCGATCTTCCGGGTGGGTTCCTACATCCCGGTTCCCGGGGTGGACGCAGCAGCGCTCGCGGAGCGGTTTCGCACGGGCGAGACCAACATCTTCAGCTTCCTGGACCTGTTTGCCGGCGGCGCCTTCAGCAACTTTTCCATCTTCGCGATGAGCGTGACGCCGTACATCACGGCGTCGATCATCGTACAGCTGCTCACGGTGGTCATCCCCAAGCTGGAGGAGATGGCCAAGGAGGGTGTGGAGGGCCGTAAGCAGCTGGCCCAGTACACCCGCTACGGGACGGTGCTGCTGGCGGTCATCCAGGCCATCGGCACCGTGTCGTTGGCCAGAGCGTACAACGTGCTCAGGGACTCGAGCCTCTTCAGCATGGTGCTGATCGTGACGACCCTCACGGCCGGCACGGTGCTGCTGATGTGGCTCGGCGAGAAGATCTCGGAGAACGGCATCGGCAACGGGATATCCCTCATCATCTTCGCGGGCATCGTGGCCCGGCTGCCCTCCGGGGCCATCGGGGTGATCCGGGCAGTGGGCGAGGGCGGCATCAGCATCCTGAGCCTGATCGTCTTCGCCATCCTGGCGGTCGCCCTGATTGCCGCCATCGTTCTCATGCAGGAGGGGCAGCGGCGGATCCCGGTCCAGTACGCCAAGCGGGTGGTGGGCCGGCGGATGTACGGCGGTCAGAGCACGCACATCCCCATGCGGGTCAACCAGGCGGGGGTCATCCCCATCATCTTCGCCGCATCCGTGCTCACCTTCCCGTTGACCATCGCACAGTTCATCCCTGCGGCGTCGGTCATCGACCGGTTCCTGGGGTACGGGACCACGCTCTACAACAGTCTGTACGCCATCCTGGTGATCTTCTTCACGTACTTTTACACGGCGGTTACCTTCAACCCACGAGACGTCGCAGACAACATGAAAAAGTACGGGGGCTTCATCCCCGGCATCCGGCCCGGGCAGCCGACGGCAGAGTACCTGGACCGGGTGCTGACGCGGATCACGCTGGTCGGCGCGCTCTTCCTGGCGTTCATCGCGATCGTGCCCTATGTGCTGGCGGGCGTGACCCACATCCCCCGGTCGTTCATCACGATCGGGGGCACGGGGTTGCTGATCGTCGTCGGCGTGGCGCTGGACACCCTCAAGCAGATCGAGGCGCACCTGCTGATGCGCCAGTACGAGGGCTTCATCCGCTGA
- a CDS encoding DNA-directed RNA polymerase subunit alpha — MAVALELDRERPSIQAQDVTDVYGKFVVEPLERGYGITLGNSLRRVLMSSLPGAAVSTIRIDGVLHEFSHVPGVLEDVTDIILNVKNLVVRLHGDGPVTARLEASEEGPVLARQIQVGPEVEVLNPDLRIATLEKGGHLSMEMTIVKGHGWVPAERNKEPGQPIGVIAVDSIFNPVRKVNYTVENTRVGQRTDFDRLVLEVWTNGTIGPVDAVASAARMLVQHLDLFTSLTTAQSPAPAPESPQERERNRLLEMPIEELNLSVRSYNCLKRAGIDTVQELTRKTEEDMMRVRNLGKKSLQEVKEKLAQLGLSLRKSDEE; from the coding sequence ATGGCGGTGGCGCTGGAGCTGGATCGCGAACGCCCCTCCATTCAGGCCCAGGACGTGACCGACGTCTACGGCAAGTTCGTGGTGGAGCCTCTCGAGCGGGGGTACGGCATCACGCTGGGCAACTCCCTCCGGCGCGTCCTGATGTCGTCGCTGCCGGGGGCTGCTGTCTCCACCATCCGCATCGATGGAGTCTTGCACGAGTTTTCCCACGTCCCCGGCGTGCTGGAGGACGTGACGGACATCATCCTCAACGTGAAGAACCTCGTGGTGCGGCTCCACGGGGACGGGCCGGTCACGGCCCGGCTGGAGGCGTCGGAAGAGGGGCCGGTCCTGGCGAGGCAGATCCAGGTAGGGCCGGAGGTCGAGGTGCTCAATCCCGACCTGCGGATCGCCACCCTGGAGAAGGGCGGCCATCTCTCCATGGAGATGACCATCGTGAAGGGCCACGGGTGGGTGCCGGCCGAGCGCAACAAGGAGCCGGGGCAGCCCATCGGGGTGATAGCGGTCGACTCCATCTTCAACCCGGTGCGGAAAGTCAACTACACGGTCGAGAACACCCGGGTCGGGCAGCGCACCGACTTCGATCGGCTGGTGCTCGAGGTCTGGACCAACGGGACCATCGGCCCGGTGGACGCGGTCGCCTCTGCCGCGCGGATGCTCGTCCAGCACCTGGACTTGTTCACCTCCTTGACGACCGCGCAGTCGCCGGCTCCGGCGCCGGAGAGCCCGCAGGAACGAGAGCGCAACCGGCTCCTGGAGATGCCCATCGAGGAGCTCAACCTGTCGGTGCGCTCGTACAACTGCTTGAAGAGGGCCGGCATCGACACGGTTCAGGAGCTCACCCGCAAGACGGAAGAGGACATGATGCGGGTGCGCAATCTCGGCAAGAAGTCGCTGCAGGAAGTGAAGGAGAAGCTCGCCCAGCTGGGGCTCTCCCTGCGCAAGTCGGACGAGGAGTAG
- the rpmD gene encoding 50S ribosomal protein L30 — MPGQLKVTYRKSAIGHPSDQRRTLESMGLRRLGQSVVVADDPVMRGMVRKVRHLVSVEPVEAPETPETAGPAARPEKAGA; from the coding sequence ATGCCCGGACAGCTGAAGGTCACCTACCGGAAGAGCGCCATCGGGCATCCGTCGGACCAGCGCCGCACCCTCGAGAGCATGGGGTTGCGCCGGCTCGGCCAGAGCGTGGTGGTGGCCGACGACCCGGTGATGCGCGGGATGGTCCGCAAGGTGCGGCACCTGGTGAGCGTGGAGCCGGTCGAGGCGCCCGAGACGCCGGAAACGGCCGGGCCAGCGGCGCGGCCAGAGAAGGCAGGTGCGTGA
- the rpsM gene encoding 30S ribosomal protein S13 produces the protein MARIAGVDLPRDKRVEVALTYIYGIGRSSARAILVKTQVHPDTRVRDLTEDEVSRLREVIENEYKVEGELRREVAANIKRLIDIGSYRGIRHRRGLPVRGQRTRTNARTRKGPKRTVGVKRKKT, from the coding sequence ATGGCACGCATTGCGGGAGTGGACCTGCCCCGCGACAAGCGAGTGGAGGTTGCCCTCACCTACATCTACGGCATCGGGCGCTCGAGCGCTCGGGCCATCCTGGTCAAGACCCAGGTGCACCCGGACACGCGGGTCCGTGACCTGACGGAGGACGAGGTCAGCCGCCTGCGGGAGGTCATCGAGAACGAGTACAAGGTAGAGGGCGAGCTGCGTCGCGAGGTAGCGGCCAACATCAAGCGCCTCATCGACATTGGCTCCTACCGCGGGATCCGGCACCGCCGGGGGTTGCCCGTGAGGGGGCAGCGCACGCGCACCAACGCGCGGACCCGCAAAGGGCCGAAGCGGACGGTCGGCGTCAAGCGGAAGAAGACGTGA
- a CDS encoding adenylate kinase, whose product MRAVMLGLPGAGKGTQAERLGEVLGVPHVSTGAIFRQAVQTGTELGKAAKAYMEKGELVPDEITVGIVRERLESADCRKGFILDGFPRNLAQAKQLDEALARMGTRLDAVIDLEVPEQEAVRRITSRRVCSRCGATFGAGEPVDASGRVADVCPECGGRLSQRADDSEEVVRQRLQVYQESTRPLVDYYAGRGVLVRVPGVGPVEAVFEAVLAALRARNLVPSTLTPPGAREARR is encoded by the coding sequence ATGCGGGCAGTGATGCTGGGCCTGCCGGGGGCAGGCAAGGGCACGCAGGCTGAGCGGTTGGGAGAGGTGCTGGGGGTCCCCCACGTCTCCACGGGCGCGATCTTCCGGCAGGCGGTACAGACGGGCACCGAGCTGGGCAAGGCCGCCAAGGCGTACATGGAGAAGGGTGAACTGGTCCCCGACGAGATCACGGTTGGGATCGTGCGGGAGAGGCTGGAGTCGGCGGACTGCCGAAAGGGGTTCATCCTCGACGGCTTTCCGCGCAACCTGGCCCAGGCCAAGCAGCTCGACGAAGCCCTGGCCCGCATGGGCACCCGGTTGGACGCAGTCATCGACCTCGAGGTGCCCGAGCAAGAGGCCGTTCGCCGGATCACCAGCCGCAGGGTCTGTTCCCGGTGCGGCGCCACCTTCGGGGCGGGAGAGCCCGTGGACGCGTCGGGGCGCGTGGCGGACGTCTGCCCCGAGTGCGGTGGGAGGCTGTCGCAGAGGGCCGACGACTCGGAGGAGGTCGTGCGCCAGAGGCTGCAGGTATATCAAGAGAGCACCCGGCCGCTGGTGGATTACTATGCGGGGCGAGGAGTGCTCGTGCGGGTGCCCGGAGTCGGCCCGGTCGAGGCGGTCTTCGAGGCGGTCCTTGCTGCCCTGCGCGCCCGCAACCTGGTGCCGTCGACGCTCACGCCGCCCGGGGCACGTGAGGCGCGCAGGTGA
- the rplX gene encoding 50S ribosomal protein L24, which produces MARSAVQEQGRIVKVHVKKDDLVEVIRGDDAGKRGKVLQVLRKEGRVIVEGVNIQKRHTRPTRTNPQGGVVEKPGPIDSSKVMLVCPSCDKPTRYIRKRSPDGELTRVCRRCGKMID; this is translated from the coding sequence ATGGCTCGCTCGGCCGTCCAGGAGCAAGGCCGCATCGTGAAGGTGCACGTCAAGAAAGACGATCTCGTCGAGGTAATCCGGGGGGATGACGCGGGCAAGCGCGGCAAGGTGCTGCAGGTGCTGCGCAAGGAAGGCCGCGTCATCGTGGAGGGCGTCAACATCCAGAAGCGCCATACCCGGCCGACCCGGACCAACCCCCAGGGGGGCGTGGTCGAGAAGCCCGGCCCGATCGACAGCTCGAAGGTGATGCTCGTCTGTCCCAGCTGCGACAAGCCGACTCGCTACATCCGGAAGCGGTCCCCCGACGGGGAGCTTACCCGGGTTTGCAGGCGCTGCGGGAAGATGATAGATTGA
- the rpsK gene encoding 30S ribosomal protein S11, protein MPEPTRRRTTRVRHRERKNIPSGVAHIKSTFNNTTVTITDKQGNVIAWASAGTMGFKGSRKGTPYAAGLAGEAAARAAMEHGMREVEVWVRGPGSGRETAIRSLQAVGLEVTAIRDVTPIPHNGCRPPKRRRV, encoded by the coding sequence ATGCCGGAGCCAACGAGGCGCCGGACGACGCGGGTGCGCCATCGGGAACGGAAGAACATCCCGTCGGGCGTGGCCCACATCAAGTCGACGTTCAACAATACGACGGTGACCATCACGGACAAGCAGGGTAACGTGATCGCGTGGGCAAGCGCCGGCACGATGGGCTTCAAGGGCTCCCGCAAGGGAACGCCCTACGCGGCGGGCCTGGCCGGCGAGGCTGCCGCGCGGGCGGCGATGGAGCATGGGATGCGAGAGGTCGAGGTGTGGGTGCGGGGCCCGGGCTCCGGCCGCGAGACCGCCATCCGATCGCTGCAGGCGGTGGGGCTCGAGGTCACGGCGATCCGCGACGTCACTCCCATCCCGCACAACGGCTGCCGCCCTCCAAAGCGCCGCCGGGTCTGA